Below is a genomic region from Deltaproteobacteria bacterium.
TTGATGCGAACCTTGATGGCCGCATGCAGGTCCAGTTCTCCCAGGTCATAGGCCATCCTTGCCTCCTCGACGCTGGCGAAAACTTTTCCCTCACCCTTCGCAAAAGGCCTCTGCCGGGTCATGTAATAGATCCCCAAAACGATATCCTGGCTGGGGACGATGATGGGATCTCCGTTAGCCGGGGAAAGGATGTTGTTGGTCGACATCATCAAGACCCTGGCTTCGATCTGGGCCTCGATGGACAAGGGGACATGGCAGGCCATCTGGTCACCGTCGAAATCCGCGTTAAAGGCCGTACACACCAGGGGATGTAGCTGGATAGCCTTTCCCTCAATCAAAATAGGCTCAAAGGCTTGGATTCCCAAGCGGTGCAAGGTGGGAGCCCGGTTGAGCAGTACGCAATATTCCTTGACCACTTCGTCCAAAGCATCCCATACTTCCGGGGTTTCCCGCTCCACCATTTTTTTCGCGGACTTGATGGTGGTCGCCAGACCCTTTTCGTCGAGCTTGTTGTAAATGAATGGCTTGAACAGTTCCAGGGCCATTTTTTTCGGGAGTCCGCACTGGTGAAGCCGCAGGTCTGGACCGACGACGATCACTGACCTTCCCGAGTAATCGACCCGCTTTCCCAGCAAGTTCTGCCTGAAACGTCCCTGCTTTCCCTTGAGCATGTCGCTGAGGGACTTGAAGGGCCGTTTGTTCGCCCCTGTAACCACCTTTCCCCTTCTGCCGTTGTCGAAAAGGACATCTACGGCTTCCTGGAGCATCCGTTTCTCGTTCCGGATGATTATCTCGGGGGCGTTCAGTTCAAGCAGCCTTTTGAGCCTGTTGTTCCGGTTGATGACCCTTCTGTACAGATCATTGAGATCGGAAGTGGCGAATCGACCCCCGTCCAAGGGGACGAGAGGCCGCAGGTCCGGCGGCAGGACGGGAATAACATTGAGAATGGTCCACTCGGGCCGATTCTTCGATTCCCTGAAGGCATCAATGATCTTCAATCGTTTGGCAAGTTTTTTCCGTTTTGCCTCCGAACGGGTTTCCACCATTTCCGCCCGAAGTCGTTGTGAAGTCTCATCGAGGTCCAGGTTCTTCAAAATGACCTGAATGGCTTCCGCCCCGATGCCGACCTCGAATCGGTTCCCGTATTCTTCCCTGGCCCTGTAAAGCTGTTCATCCGTCAAAAGGGTACCCTGGGTCAAAGGGGTGTCTTTAGGATCGATGACGATGTAATTTTCGAAATACAGGACCCTTTCCAGGTCCTTCAGGGTCAGATCAACGAGGTTTCCAATCTTTGAGGGGAGGCATTTCAGGAACCAGATGTGTGCCACGGGAGAGGCAAGTTCAATATGCCCCATGCGCTCGCGCCGGACCTTGGATTGGATGACTTCCACACCGCATTTTTCGCACACGATCCCACGGTGTTTCATCCGTTTGTACTTTCCACAATTACACTCGTAGTCCTTTATCGGACCGAAGATTTTTGAGCAAAACAGTCCGTCCCGCTCCGGCTTGAATGTCCGGTAATTGATCGTCTCCGGCTTCTTGACTTCCCCGTAAGATCGTTCCCGGATCCGTTCGGGGGAAGCCAAGGATATCTTGACGGCGTTATAGCTGGATGGATCTTTCGGTTTTGTAAAAAAATTGTATAGTTCTTCCAATGTCCTCTCCTTTTCTAACGAAAAGATTCAAAGAAAAAAGGGTAGGCCTTCAGGAAAAGAACTTCCGAAAAACAGATTGATGATCCGATCCACGCATGGCGATATAGACCTTCGTGTTCCGCTCCCACAACAAAACCAACCTTCTCTCTCATACTCATATGAATAAAAATCAGGCCTGTGTATCTTCGAAAAGCTGCACCTCGAGGGCAAGACTCAGCAACTCTTTTACCAGGACCTTGAAGGATTCCGGTAAACCCGCCTCGAGGATATTGTTTCCTTTTACGATACGCTCGTACATCCGGGTGCGACCGGCCACATCGTCGGACTTGACGGTAAGGAATTCCTGGAGCGAATAGGCCGCGCCATAGGCCTCCATGGCCCACACTTCCATCTCTCCCAAACGCTGACCTCCGAACTGGGCCTTCCCGCCCAACGGCTGCTGGGTGACCAGGGAATAGGGGCCTATGGATCGTGCATGCAGCTTGTCGTCCACAAGATGGTGGAGTTTCATGATGTACATAATTCCCACGGTAATCTGCTGGTCAAAGGGTTCCCCCGTCCTTCCGTCGTAAAGTGTTGTCTGTCCGGACAGCGGCAATCCCGCGGCCTCAAGACATTTCTTTATTTCGTCTTCGTTCGCACCGTCGAATACCGGGGAAGCCATGGGAACTCCCCCTTTAAGAAGGCTTGCCTTTTCAAGAACTCCCTCATCATCTTCTTTCTGGAAGAGTCTTCGGTACTCTCCAGCCGAAAACGTCTCTTTGAGTTTCTTCCTCAGGGCGCTCATATCCTGAACCCTGTCGATCAGTTCCCCGATTTTCTTTCCGAGGCCGTAAGCCGCCCACCCGAGATGGGCCTCCAGCACCTGGCCCACGTTCATCCTGGAAGGGACACCGAGGGGGTTTAGGATAATGTCCACTGGGGTGCCGTCCTCGAAGTAGGGCATATCCTCGACCGGCAGAACCCTTGAAAGCACCCCCTTGTTTCCATGGCGGCCCGCCATCTTGTCTCCAACGGAAAGTTTTCGTTTGACGGCCACATACACCTTGACCATCTTGATCACACCAGGGGCCAGCTCATCTCCTGCGCCCAACCGATCGATTCTTTCATCGAAGGCCTGCGTGATCTTGGAAACCCTCCCCCTGAAATGCTCGACCACGGCCTCGACCCGCTCAATTAAATCCATGTCCGCTTTGAGATCGGCATGGGCCCAAGCATCAACGGAGATCCGCTCTATGTCTGATTCGGTGATCTCCTTCTTGGTGCCTATGAGAGTCTTGCCCGTTCCAGCATCCTGGAGACTCCGCTTGAGTTTCCGGCCCACGAGGAGAGTTTTGAGCCTGGACTTCGCGCTTCGTGTGACTATGGCGACCTCGTCCTCTCGATCTTTTTCAAGTCTGGCCCGCTCTTCGTTTTCTATAGCCAGGCTTCGCGCATCCTTCTCCACTCCTCTGCGGGAGAAAATCTTGGTCTCGATCACGATCCCTTCAACACCCGGGGGGACCCTGAGGGATGTGTCCTTGACATCCCCGGCCTTATCCCCGAAAATTGCACGAAGCAATTTCTCCTCTGGGGAAAGCTGAGTCTCACCCTTTGGAGTGATCTTTCCAACGAGGATATCACCGGGCTTGACAACGGCTCCGATCTTGATGATCCCGCTCTCGTCCAGGTTGCTTAAGGCCTCTTCCCCGACATTGGGGATATCCCGGGTAATCTCCTCCTTACCCAGTTTCGTATCCCGGGAGACGACTTCGAATTCCTCGATGTGAATGGAAGTGTAAATATCCTCCTTCACGACCCTTTCACTTACGATGATGGAGTCTTCGAAGTTATACCCTCCCCATGACATGAAGGCGACCATCACATTTTGCCCTAGGGCGAGTTCTCCCAGTTCCGTGGCGGGACCATCCGCGATGATCTGACCCTTTTTGACGATGTCTCCTTTCTTGACGATGGGCTTCTGGTTATAACATGTGTTCTGGTTGGACTTTTTGTATTTGATTATCTTGTAGATTTCGACTTCGTCTTCGTCTTCGCTTGCTCCCGTGGATCGGATCACGATACGCGAAGCGTCCACATCTTCCACGATTCCGTCCCTTCTGGCTACCACGGACACGCCGGAGTCCCGGGCGACGACTCTTTCTATCCCGGTTCCAACCAGAGGGGCCTTGGCGGTCAACAGGGGAACGGCCTGCCTCTGCATATTAGACCCCATCAGGGCCCGGTTTGCGTCATCGTGTTCGAGGAAAGGGATGAGGCTCGCAGAGACGCTTACGAGCTGCTCTGGGGAAACATCCATGTATTTCACGCTTTCAACGGGAGCCTTGCTCGCCTCACCTTCGATACGAACAGCCGCCTCCTCATTCAAAAAGCGACCTTTTTTATCTAAGGGGGCATTGGCCTGAGCGATGGGATAATCCTTTTCGTCAAGGGCCGACAAATATTCGATATCCTTATAGACTACACCGTTTTCAGCCTTTCGATAAGGAGTTTCGATAAAGCCGAATTCATTGACACGCGCATAAGTGCTCAAGGATACGATCAGGCCGATATTCGGCCCTTCCGGGGTCTCGATGGGGCAGATGCGCCCGTAATGGGTGGGATGAACGTCCCGGACTTCGAAACCCGCCCTCTCCCGGGTCAGCCCCCCAGGACCCAAGGCGCTCAATCTTCTCTTGTGGGTGACTTCCGACAAGGGGTTGGTCTGGTCCATGAATTGAGACAACTGGCTGGTCCCGAAGAATTCCTTCACCACTGCGGAAACCGGCTTCGAATTGATGAGGTCATGGGGCATGAGGGTTTCGACTTCTTGCAGGCTCATCCTCTCCTTGATGGCCCTCTCCATCCTGACCAACCCGATTCGATACTGATTCTCGAGAAGTTCCCCGACGGCCCTTACCCTTCTGTTCCCAAGGTTATCGATGTCATCCACCATGGCTTCGGAGTTTTTCAGACGAATCAACTCCTTGACCGTGAGGATGATATCCTCCTTCCTCAAGGTACGTTGATCCAGCGGGACGTCCATTCCCAGCCTGTAATTCAACTTGAGGCGACCCACTGGGGAGAGATCGTAAGAAGAGAGGTTGAAAAAGAGGCCGTTGAAATAATTGGTCGCCACCTCCTGGGTGGGGGGGCTGCTCGGCCTCATCTTCCTGTAGATCTCCAGGATGGCTTCATCATGCTCCTCGATCCTGTCCAGTGTCATGGTGTCCCTTATGGTGGTACTCACACCTGGTGCATCGAGGACCAGACACTCGATCTCCGTTATTCCCAACTCCAGGACCTTCTGGACAACCTCCCCGGTAAGGGGTTGGTTTCCATGGAGCAAAATCTCGCCGGTCTCGGGATCGACAAGATCATCCACGATTATCCGCCCCTCCAGATCTTCCATCGGGATGGGAATCTGGGT
It encodes:
- the rpoB gene encoding DNA-directed RNA polymerase subunit beta; this encodes MTTGKSGVRRIRRNFGKIDKVIDLPNLIEIQRHSYERFLQRDVPAEEREEIGLQGAFKSVFPITDFSGTSSLEFIKYTFEEAKYSESECISKGMTYEAPLKLTVRLLVFDTDTSDGTKSIRDIKEQEIYFGTLPMMTNRGTFIINGTERVVVSQLHRSPGVFFDHDKGKTHSSGKLLYSARIIPLRGSWLDFEFDPKDLLFVRIDRRRKFPVTTFLKALGYSSRDILLEFYETEKLHIRDNKCYRDVKFENLYRQKVKKEILHPKTKKVLAKEGDKYTKRLHRMLESAGITQIPIPMEDLEGRIIVDDLVDPETGEILLHGNQPLTGEVVQKVLELGITEIECLVLDAPGVSTTIRDTMTLDRIEEHDEAILEIYRKMRPSSPPTQEVATNYFNGLFFNLSSYDLSPVGRLKLNYRLGMDVPLDQRTLRKEDIILTVKELIRLKNSEAMVDDIDNLGNRRVRAVGELLENQYRIGLVRMERAIKERMSLQEVETLMPHDLINSKPVSAVVKEFFGTSQLSQFMDQTNPLSEVTHKRRLSALGPGGLTRERAGFEVRDVHPTHYGRICPIETPEGPNIGLIVSLSTYARVNEFGFIETPYRKAENGVVYKDIEYLSALDEKDYPIAQANAPLDKKGRFLNEEAAVRIEGEASKAPVESVKYMDVSPEQLVSVSASLIPFLEHDDANRALMGSNMQRQAVPLLTAKAPLVGTGIERVVARDSGVSVVARRDGIVEDVDASRIVIRSTGASEDEDEVEIYKIIKYKKSNQNTCYNQKPIVKKGDIVKKGQIIADGPATELGELALGQNVMVAFMSWGGYNFEDSIIVSERVVKEDIYTSIHIEEFEVVSRDTKLGKEEITRDIPNVGEEALSNLDESGIIKIGAVVKPGDILVGKITPKGETQLSPEEKLLRAIFGDKAGDVKDTSLRVPPGVEGIVIETKIFSRRGVEKDARSLAIENEERARLEKDREDEVAIVTRSAKSRLKTLLVGRKLKRSLQDAGTGKTLIGTKKEITESDIERISVDAWAHADLKADMDLIERVEAVVEHFRGRVSKITQAFDERIDRLGAGDELAPGVIKMVKVYVAVKRKLSVGDKMAGRHGNKGVLSRVLPVEDMPYFEDGTPVDIILNPLGVPSRMNVGQVLEAHLGWAAYGLGKKIGELIDRVQDMSALRKKLKETFSAGEYRRLFQKEDDEGVLEKASLLKGGVPMASPVFDGANEDEIKKCLEAAGLPLSGQTTLYDGRTGEPFDQQITVGIMYIMKLHHLVDDKLHARSIGPYSLVTQQPLGGKAQFGGQRLGEMEVWAMEAYGAAYSLQEFLTVKSDDVAGRTRMYERIVKGNNILEAGLPESFKVLVKELLSLALEVQLFEDTQA